One genomic segment of Methanocorpusculum sp. includes these proteins:
- a CDS encoding isocitrate/isopropylmalate dehydrogenase family protein, producing MTKYNAACMPGDGIGPEIIAEGRKVLDAAGEKFGFDINWTDFDTGAEKYLQTGELISEDELKELGKFPAIYFGAIGDDRVKPGILEKGVLLAIRFYFDQYVNLRPIKLLQGVETPLANKKPEDIDFVVVRENTEDFYVGIGSRAKAGKQRDHLEVIRDLYSVKFGIDVETDSDELAYQIGVVSREGSKRVMEYSFDLAETREKKLTSVDKANVLTDVYGLWREVFEETKKGYPNVTTEYNFVDAITMWFVKNPEWFDVVVTPNMFGDIITDLGAMIQGGLGLAPGGNINPKGTSMFEPIHGSAPKYKGKNVANPLATIWSGSLLLDSLGEHAAASAVVSSIEHSILAKAVTKDMGGSMHTSDIGDWIAKDILRR from the coding sequence ATGACAAAATATAATGCGGCATGTATGCCGGGCGACGGCATTGGTCCTGAGATCATTGCCGAAGGAAGAAAAGTATTGGACGCTGCCGGAGAGAAGTTCGGGTTCGATATCAACTGGACCGATTTCGATACCGGAGCAGAGAAGTATCTGCAGACCGGGGAACTGATCTCTGAGGATGAACTGAAAGAACTGGGAAAATTCCCGGCGATCTACTTCGGCGCTATCGGTGATGACCGGGTCAAACCGGGAATCCTGGAGAAAGGGGTCTTGCTCGCTATCAGATTCTACTTCGATCAGTATGTAAATCTCCGTCCGATCAAACTGCTGCAGGGAGTCGAGACCCCTCTCGCGAATAAGAAGCCCGAGGATATCGACTTCGTGGTCGTGCGGGAAAACACCGAGGACTTCTATGTGGGTATCGGTTCACGCGCTAAGGCGGGGAAACAGCGGGATCATTTAGAGGTGATCCGCGATCTTTACTCGGTCAAGTTCGGGATCGATGTGGAAACCGATTCTGATGAACTTGCGTACCAGATCGGCGTCGTGAGCCGCGAGGGTTCGAAGCGCGTGATGGAGTATTCATTCGATCTTGCGGAAACCCGGGAAAAGAAACTGACGTCTGTCGATAAGGCGAATGTTTTGACGGATGTGTACGGACTCTGGCGTGAAGTGTTCGAGGAGACGAAGAAGGGCTACCCGAACGTGACAACCGAATATAACTTCGTTGATGCGATCACGATGTGGTTTGTGAAGAATCCGGAATGGTTCGATGTGGTCGTCACGCCGAATATGTTCGGGGACATCATCACGGATCTTGGGGCGATGATCCAGGGAGGTCTGGGTCTTGCACCGGGAGGAAACATCAACCCGAAGGGGACGTCGATGTTCGAGCCGATCCATGGATCTGCGCCGAAGTATAAAGGAAAGAATGTAGCAAATCCGCTTGCAACGATCTGGTCGGGCTCACTTCTGCTGGATTCGCTCGGTGAGCACGCGGCGGCATCAGCTGTTGTCAGCTCGATTGAACATTCGATCCTTGCAAAGGCGGTCACCAAGGATATGGGCGGATCAATGCATACGTCGGATATCGGCGACTGGATCGCGAAGGATATTCTGAGAAGGTAA
- a CDS encoding 3-isopropylmalate dehydratase large subunit produces the protein MGLTITEKIFSAHCKKECRAGDVVMAPVDGAMIHDITGPLAINVMKEMGGGSVFDPKKVIMLFDHQIPADSISAAENHVMMRTFAREQGIYNYDIKEGVCHQVVPEKGRVKPGDIVVGSDSHTCAYGALGAFSTGIGSTDMAYVLKFGELYFRVPDTIQINANGKFQNRVGPKDLILTLAGDIGADGATYRALEFCGNAFSDMDIPGRMTCANMAIEMGAKAGIVPPDEKTWEYLRGRTDCTPFSLASDEDAVFFEKRNYDVSKINPKIAVPHNVDNVVDVTEVAGKSIDQVFIGSCTNGRYEDFVEAAEVLGDNVFSEDVRVIMVPASKAEYMKVLKAGLIEKFVEAGALVEAPCCGPCMGGAFGILAPGEVSLSTSNRNFRGRQGSTESFVYLSSPATAAASAVTGVITDPRRV, from the coding sequence ATGGGATTGACCATAACAGAAAAAATCTTCTCCGCCCACTGCAAAAAAGAGTGCAGAGCAGGAGATGTAGTAATGGCACCGGTCGACGGTGCGATGATACATGATATCACAGGCCCTCTTGCGATCAATGTGATGAAAGAGATGGGAGGAGGCAGTGTCTTTGATCCGAAAAAAGTCATCATGCTCTTCGACCATCAGATCCCTGCTGATTCTATCAGCGCAGCAGAAAATCATGTGATGATGAGAACGTTTGCCCGCGAACAGGGTATCTACAACTATGACATAAAAGAGGGAGTCTGTCATCAGGTCGTTCCCGAAAAGGGACGCGTAAAACCCGGCGATATCGTCGTCGGCTCGGACTCGCATACCTGTGCATATGGTGCCCTTGGTGCATTTTCCACCGGTATCGGCTCGACTGATATGGCATATGTTCTGAAATTCGGCGAACTTTATTTCAGAGTTCCCGACACTATCCAGATCAATGCAAACGGGAAATTCCAGAACCGGGTAGGTCCCAAGGATCTTATCCTGACGCTCGCCGGCGATATCGGTGCGGACGGCGCGACCTATCGGGCTCTTGAGTTCTGCGGGAACGCATTCTCCGACATGGATATTCCCGGAAGAATGACCTGTGCAAACATGGCCATCGAGATGGGAGCAAAGGCAGGCATCGTCCCGCCGGATGAAAAAACCTGGGAGTATCTGCGGGGAAGAACGGACTGCACGCCGTTTTCCCTCGCAAGCGATGAGGATGCTGTCTTCTTTGAAAAACGAAATTATGATGTTTCCAAGATCAATCCGAAGATCGCGGTCCCGCATAATGTCGACAATGTTGTCGATGTGACCGAAGTCGCCGGTAAATCGATCGATCAGGTCTTCATCGGATCATGCACGAATGGCAGATACGAAGACTTTGTTGAGGCGGCCGAGGTTCTTGGCGACAATGTCTTCTCTGAAGATGTTCGCGTGATCATGGTCCCGGCATCCAAAGCCGAGTACATGAAAGTCCTCAAAGCAGGACTTATCGAGAAGTTCGTCGAAGCAGGGGCACTCGTTGAAGCACCGTGCTGCGGTCCGTGTATGGGCGGAGCTTTCGGGATCTTAGCTCCCGGAGAGGTTTCCCTCTCGACATCGAACCGTAACTTCCGGGGAAGACAGGGAAGTACCGAGAGTTTCGTGTATCTCTCTTCTCCTGCGACCGCTGCAGCGAGCGCGGTTACCGGCGTGATCACCGACCCAAGGAGGGTCTGA
- a CDS encoding 4Fe-4S binding protein, whose protein sequence is MKNKLRKSLMMIGGTAFLAAPACAAVCPRGHSECPYPGKCFLYVDADGNSLCDYTSTDSGSTVSTTDASAISENSVQVASGSQTDSVGDIVSSAVSTESITTSSADSGLSPLVFSAAGLLIGGALILFLYFAMKYLRKEKPEAYGKIFFYAGFVPVLLGILIILNDPESFGFTGTLADIAASYSGIMYMFGGTLLMAALWMRKILSKAALISVLLLTSAAGFLLVVPITPDGFYVTVSSISTLSFAGLGFAGLLALIIISVIFGRVFCAHMCPAGALQELLSRIPVKKLQINNRKIPNTIRALVFVALLTGAVFSYNIFEYVGISSFFALMFTTAAFVFAMILLVSVFVYRPFCTFLCPYGFVLSLFARFGRFGLKRTNTCINCRKCERICPTKEAGRKDTKAECYLCGRCIEVCPVESAIVYGKRTHKREK, encoded by the coding sequence ATGAAAAATAAATTACGAAAATCTCTGATGATGATTGGAGGTACAGCATTTCTTGCAGCTCCCGCATGTGCTGCCGTATGTCCTCGGGGTCATTCAGAATGCCCGTATCCCGGCAAGTGTTTTCTCTACGTTGATGCTGATGGAAACTCTCTGTGCGACTACACTTCCACAGATTCGGGTTCTACAGTAAGTACGACAGATGCATCAGCAATATCTGAGAATTCTGTGCAGGTAGCATCTGGAAGTCAGACTGACAGTGTTGGCGATATCGTTTCGTCTGCTGTATCTACAGAAAGCATAACTACATCATCCGCAGACTCGGGACTCAGTCCGCTGGTATTTTCTGCGGCAGGACTCTTGATTGGCGGTGCACTCATTCTTTTCCTGTATTTTGCGATGAAATATCTCAGGAAAGAAAAACCGGAAGCATACGGGAAAATATTTTTCTATGCAGGTTTTGTCCCGGTCCTGCTTGGAATACTGATCATTCTCAATGATCCTGAGTCATTTGGATTTACAGGGACATTGGCTGATATAGCTGCATCTTATTCAGGCATCATGTATATGTTTGGAGGCACCCTTCTGATGGCTGCCCTCTGGATGAGAAAAATCCTTTCAAAAGCGGCTTTGATCTCTGTACTTCTCCTTACATCAGCGGCAGGATTTTTGCTTGTCGTGCCAATAACACCGGACGGTTTTTACGTAACCGTATCATCAATTTCTACCCTTTCATTTGCTGGTCTTGGTTTTGCGGGATTGTTGGCGCTTATCATTATCTCAGTTATCTTCGGCCGTGTGTTCTGTGCTCACATGTGTCCTGCGGGGGCACTGCAGGAACTGCTCTCCCGTATACCCGTGAAAAAACTGCAGATCAACAACAGGAAGATCCCAAACACAATACGTGCTCTCGTGTTTGTAGCCCTTTTGACAGGTGCGGTATTTTCCTATAATATCTTTGAATATGTCGGCATTTCGTCGTTCTTTGCCCTCATGTTTACAACGGCAGCGTTCGTGTTTGCTATGATCCTTCTTGTATCGGTCTTCGTCTACAGACCATTCTGTACGTTCTTATGTCCGTACGGATTTGTTCTTTCATTGTTTGCACGTTTCGGACGTTTCGGCCTGAAAAGGACGAACACATGCATCAACTGCAGAAAGTGCGAGAGGATCTGCCCGACAAAAGAAGCAGGAAGGAAGGACACAAAGGCTGAGTGCTATCTCTGCGGAAGATGTATCGAAGTCTGCCCGGTTGAATCAGCTATCGTATACGGAAAAAGGACGCATAAGCGGGAAAAATAG
- a CDS encoding 3-isopropylmalate dehydratase small subunit — protein MGRAWKFGDDIDTDAIIPGRFLTIYDPKELASHAFEGTRKEFAAEAKDGDVIVAGRNFGCGSSREHAPLALKGAGIGFVVAKSFARIFYRNAINTGVLPLVCPDTDKIADGAEVFVNLKEAYIEVNKKQYPLEPIPVFMMRIVEAGGLVEYAKMRGNK, from the coding sequence ATGGGAAGAGCATGGAAGTTCGGGGACGACATCGATACCGATGCAATAATTCCGGGTCGATTCCTGACGATCTATGATCCAAAAGAGCTTGCATCGCATGCTTTCGAAGGCACCCGGAAAGAATTTGCTGCAGAGGCAAAAGACGGAGATGTGATAGTTGCCGGCAGGAATTTCGGCTGCGGTTCATCGCGTGAGCATGCACCCCTTGCATTGAAAGGAGCAGGTATCGGTTTTGTGGTTGCAAAATCGTTTGCCAGGATCTTTTACCGGAATGCGATAAATACCGGAGTATTGCCGCTCGTTTGTCCGGATACGGACAAGATTGCCGACGGAGCAGAGGTTTTCGTGAACCTCAAGGAGGCATACATCGAAGTAAACAAAAAGCAGTATCCGCTTGAACCGATCCCGGTGTTTATGATGAGAATAGTTGAGGCTGGCGGCCTTGTTGAATACGCAAAAATGCGAGGAAATAAATGA